A region from the Desulfoglaeba alkanexedens ALDC genome encodes:
- a CDS encoding MaoC/PaaZ C-terminal domain-containing protein codes for MSIVLGKYFEEFREGQDFHTLGRTVTEADIVNFSCFSGDFNPLHTDAEFAAKQPFGGRIAHGMCGLSIASGLFVRLNLLEGSIVAFMGIKDWHFKAPIMLGDTIHVHARVAKKIQTSKPDRGIVEFYLAVLNQKDIVVMDGNFEIMMLKKQK; via the coding sequence ATGTCCATTGTCTTGGGGAAGTATTTTGAAGAATTTAGAGAAGGCCAAGACTTTCACACACTTGGAAGAACGGTGACTGAGGCTGATATTGTCAACTTCAGTTGTTTTAGTGGTGACTTCAACCCGTTGCATACTGACGCTGAATTTGCTGCAAAACAGCCATTCGGTGGGAGAATCGCCCATGGTATGTGCGGACTTTCCATAGCTTCCGGGCTCTTTGTCAGGTTGAATCTATTGGAGGGGTCGATCGTGGCTTTCATGGGCATTAAAGACTGGCATTTTAAGGCTCCAATCATGCTCGGAGATACCATACATGTCCATGCTCGAGTCGCGAAGAAAATCCAAACCAGTAAACCGGACAGGGGCATTGTTGAATTTTATCTAGCTGTTTTAAATCAAAAGGATATTGTAGTTATGGATGGCAACTTTGAAATCATGATGCTCAAAAAGCAAAAATGA
- a CDS encoding thiolase family protein — protein MNKKVAIVEVAMTCGAESPENYLTQVYSVCREVIEKAGLKRNQVGTVVSASSDVFHGGISCANAYYWDSGAAFLKNGSRQDAESLFAFHYGVMRILSGHYNTALVLGVCKGSENPENDTITHFFTDPFYQRQLGLNETYAAALQMRAYMDAHGVTEEQCAKVAAKNLNNGLSNPYAHRRKKVSVEDVMNSDPVMDPLKEMECAPKSEGMIALLLAEEDTAKKLTSKPVWFKGYGSAMDTFYLGDRDLLNGTLEKAAKAAYKMAGISDPRKDLDVVELCEPYAFQELLWYEGLGLCGRGEGARLLESGYTDFNGPLPVNPSGGVLSMNPYVSRGLYRLAEVVLQIKGAAGERQLDKKVNTGLAHGTHGFAGQCHAVAILGN, from the coding sequence ATGAACAAAAAGGTAGCCATAGTTGAGGTGGCAATGACTTGCGGCGCTGAATCCCCGGAGAACTACCTGACCCAGGTCTACTCGGTCTGCAGGGAGGTCATAGAAAAGGCGGGATTAAAAAGGAACCAGGTGGGTACCGTAGTGAGTGCCTCCTCGGATGTGTTCCACGGGGGAATATCTTGTGCAAATGCGTATTACTGGGATTCAGGGGCGGCATTTTTAAAGAACGGCTCAAGACAAGACGCTGAGTCCCTGTTTGCCTTTCACTATGGAGTCATGCGTATACTTTCCGGGCATTACAATACCGCCCTTGTCCTCGGGGTATGCAAGGGTTCTGAAAACCCAGAAAACGACACGATTACTCACTTTTTCACCGACCCTTTCTACCAGAGGCAGTTGGGTCTTAATGAAACCTACGCTGCAGCCCTGCAGATGAGGGCTTACATGGATGCCCACGGTGTGACAGAGGAGCAGTGCGCGAAAGTTGCAGCCAAAAATCTCAACAACGGGCTGAGCAATCCCTATGCCCATCGCAGAAAAAAAGTGTCTGTAGAGGACGTAATGAATTCAGATCCTGTAATGGACCCTCTAAAGGAGATGGAATGCGCGCCGAAGTCGGAAGGCATGATAGCGCTGCTCCTGGCTGAAGAAGATACAGCCAAGAAGCTCACGAGCAAGCCGGTCTGGTTCAAAGGATACGGATCTGCGATGGACACGTTTTATCTGGGGGACAGGGATCTTCTGAACGGTACGCTGGAAAAGGCGGCCAAGGCGGCCTACAAAATGGCTGGCATATCTGATCCCAGGAAAGATCTGGATGTGGTGGAACTCTGTGAGCCGTACGCATTCCAGGAGCTTCTCTGGTATGAAGGCCTGGGATTGTGCGGCAGAGGCGAAGGTGCAAGGCTTCTGGAAAGCGGGTATACGGACTTTAACGGCCCTCTGCCGGTCAACCCTTCGGGAGGTGTCCTATCCATGAATCCTTATGTATCAAGAGGTCTCTACCGGTTAGCTGAGGTAGTCCTTCAGATAAAAGGGGCGGCAGGAGAAAGGCAGCTGGACAAGAAAGTCAACACCGGCCTGGCTCACGGTACCCACGGCTTTGCGGGTCAGTGCCATGCTGTAGCCATTCTTGGAAATTAA
- a CDS encoding 3-keto-5-aminohexanoate cleavage protein, whose translation MAKTIVTAAITGSIHTPSMSPYLPITPDQIADDAVRAYEAGAAMVHIHVRDPKTGRPSQDLNVIGEVLRKIKSRCNVVVNTTTGAGLGMTAEERLRAIPTFKPELASFNAGSVNFALFDIPDRMGIREWKYDWEKPYLESTRDFIFANTFKTMEEFARTFEENGTKPEMEIYDSAMINNAAYLVSKGLIKKPVYLQFVMGIMGGIPPSAKNLIFLYETARQNFGNDFIWSVCAAGRHQLPMCAVALSMGGNVRVGMEDSLYAGKGVMAKSNADQVEKIVRIAKELSIDIATPDDARQILGLKGIDKVTY comes from the coding sequence ATGGCAAAAACAATAGTAACAGCAGCAATTACCGGTTCTATTCATACACCGAGTATGAGCCCCTATCTTCCCATTACTCCGGATCAAATTGCCGATGATGCGGTCAGGGCTTATGAAGCCGGGGCTGCAATGGTTCATATCCATGTGCGTGATCCAAAGACCGGTCGGCCCAGTCAAGATTTAAATGTTATAGGCGAGGTATTACGCAAGATAAAAAGCAGATGCAATGTGGTTGTAAATACTACTACCGGAGCCGGTCTGGGGATGACCGCCGAGGAAAGGTTAAGGGCGATACCTACTTTTAAGCCCGAACTGGCGTCATTCAATGCCGGCTCCGTGAACTTCGCCCTTTTCGACATACCCGATAGGATGGGGATACGGGAATGGAAATATGACTGGGAAAAGCCGTATCTGGAATCGACCAGAGATTTCATTTTTGCTAACACATTCAAGACGATGGAAGAATTTGCTCGAACATTTGAGGAAAATGGCACCAAACCCGAAATGGAAATATATGATTCAGCCATGATCAACAATGCCGCCTACCTGGTAAGTAAAGGACTTATTAAGAAACCGGTTTACTTGCAATTTGTAATGGGGATAATGGGCGGTATACCGCCTTCTGCAAAAAACCTAATATTCTTGTATGAAACAGCCAGGCAGAATTTCGGCAACGACTTTATTTGGTCGGTGTGCGCCGCCGGGCGACATCAGCTTCCTATGTGCGCCGTTGCACTTAGCATGGGAGGCAATGTGAGGGTGGGCATGGAAGACAGCCTGTATGCCGGCAAGGGGGTAATGGCGAAGAGCAATGCGGACCAAGTGGAGAAAATTGTGCGCATTGCTAAGGAATTGAGCATTGATATCGCTACTCCGGATGATGCCAGGCAGATACTTGGCCTAAAAGGGATCGATAAGGTAACTTACTAA
- a CDS encoding sigma 54-interacting transcriptional regulator, which translates to MLGIPLDQREYDGSIDMLTPEVVHYGLAEQVIEARQSVLDPAYKVEPPNLTIQGGMMISGVNTEELQFADLSDYVKHTAERCFGIDLMELPLGVLLIDCEGKFRLVNHPAARILGKDPQQLVGSSIVPYLPKNHVDAVLNKGAPRYDLLLEIRTATIRVSSFPVYRHGRTAGVLEIWLETTEIMELSSKLQKAMDRINLLENILDTTFEELGVADVEGRLVYVNKKSADRIGLPREELEGKDVDSVLRGCLLNKVASTGHSEFAAVPRRGKAESIPVEVTPLYRDGSLSGAVCKSVFNDMSHAEVFLQRFPILRIKSGTKTARSAVDSSRTPFTFADIIGQSPALERVIEKARRAASSSVRVLITGESGTGKELFAHAIHTASDRSASPFVRLNCAGIPETLLESELFGYEEGAFSGARKGGKPGKFELADRGTLLLDEVGDMSIGMQSKLLRILQEGEYQRVGGVETLFADVRIIAATNRDLAQLVRKGLFREDLFYRLDVVALSLPALREREGDVPMLANAFLQEFSSLLGKPGIRLDENVLEILSSYPWPGNVRELRNALESACCLCKNQTISVIDLPYKIQAWATGRSQRVADLADCSIRRIEKRAIEETLQLCSGNKRKAASLLGISRSSLYRRLREYETQGRISQAGSWPS; encoded by the coding sequence ATGCTGGGGATCCCGCTGGATCAAAGGGAATACGACGGCAGCATCGACATGCTGACCCCCGAGGTGGTCCATTACGGGCTGGCAGAGCAGGTCATCGAAGCCCGCCAGAGCGTGCTTGATCCGGCTTATAAGGTTGAACCCCCCAACCTTACGATTCAAGGAGGCATGATGATTTCTGGGGTCAATACTGAAGAGCTTCAATTTGCGGATCTAAGCGACTATGTCAAGCACACTGCGGAACGCTGCTTTGGCATAGATCTCATGGAATTACCTCTGGGAGTATTGCTGATTGACTGTGAGGGAAAGTTTCGGCTGGTTAATCATCCGGCAGCCAGAATCCTGGGCAAGGACCCTCAACAACTGGTTGGCAGCAGCATTGTGCCCTATCTGCCGAAAAATCACGTGGACGCCGTCTTAAATAAGGGGGCGCCGCGCTATGATCTGCTGTTGGAAATAAGAACGGCTACCATCCGAGTGAGCAGTTTTCCCGTCTACCGGCACGGCAGAACGGCGGGCGTGTTGGAGATTTGGCTGGAAACAACTGAGATAATGGAGCTAAGCAGTAAATTGCAGAAGGCAATGGACCGCATCAACCTTCTGGAAAATATCCTGGATACGACCTTTGAAGAGCTTGGGGTTGCAGATGTCGAGGGCCGATTGGTTTACGTAAACAAGAAATCGGCAGACCGGATTGGATTGCCCCGGGAGGAGCTGGAGGGAAAGGATGTCGACAGTGTCCTTAGGGGATGTCTGCTCAACAAGGTGGCGAGCACCGGACATTCCGAGTTCGCCGCTGTTCCGAGAAGAGGAAAAGCCGAGAGCATCCCCGTGGAAGTGACGCCGCTTTACCGGGACGGGAGCCTCTCGGGGGCCGTCTGCAAAAGCGTCTTCAATGATATGTCACATGCCGAAGTATTCCTTCAGAGGTTCCCAATACTTAGAATCAAGAGCGGAACGAAAACCGCCCGCTCGGCGGTTGATTCAAGCCGCACCCCATTCACCTTTGCCGATATCATCGGTCAATCTCCGGCTCTTGAGCGGGTCATCGAAAAAGCCAGGAGGGCCGCTTCATCTTCGGTCAGGGTGTTGATTACGGGAGAAAGTGGTACCGGCAAAGAGCTGTTTGCCCATGCCATCCACACCGCCAGCGATCGCTCAGCATCGCCTTTTGTGCGGCTGAATTGCGCGGGAATTCCGGAAACTCTGCTGGAATCGGAATTGTTCGGCTATGAGGAGGGTGCTTTCAGTGGTGCCCGCAAGGGAGGAAAGCCCGGTAAATTCGAATTGGCTGACCGAGGCACCCTGCTGTTAGATGAGGTGGGGGACATGAGCATCGGAATGCAGTCGAAGCTGCTTCGCATTTTGCAGGAGGGAGAGTACCAACGGGTAGGGGGAGTTGAAACGCTGTTTGCCGATGTGCGCATCATTGCGGCGACGAATAGAGATCTTGCACAATTGGTGCGGAAAGGACTTTTCCGAGAGGATCTTTTCTATAGGCTGGATGTTGTTGCACTAAGCCTTCCGGCTCTTCGCGAGCGGGAAGGCGATGTACCTATGTTAGCAAACGCATTCTTACAGGAATTTTCATCGCTTTTGGGCAAACCTGGAATACGGCTTGATGAAAACGTGCTGGAGATTCTGAGCAGCTATCCCTGGCCGGGAAATGTGAGGGAGCTGAGGAACGCGCTGGAGTCAGCGTGTTGCCTATGTAAGAACCAGACCATCTCGGTTATCGATCTCCCGTACAAAATCCAGGCCTGGGCCACCGGTAGATCGCAGCGGGTTGCTGACCTGGCGGATTGTTCCATACGACGCATTGAAAAAAGGGCTATCGAAGAGACCCTCCAACTCTGCAGCGGAAACAAGCGCAAAGCCGCTTCCCTGTTGGGTATTTCACGTTCGTCGCTCTATCGCAGACTTCGAGAATATGAGACCCAGGGGAGGATCAGCCAGGCAGGCTCCTGGCCCTCTTAG
- a CDS encoding PAS domain-containing hybrid sensor histidine kinase/response regulator → MGSNDYALIERRKHLPDLLAMLGLAFDQLNTMAWVIDTEGEIVYANREALRQVGTTLDEIQGELFERSPWRSATEDAKQTTRDMIARGLRGESSVVEDFIRGAEGNPVPVLFSISPLYDPSGKIVALIPEGKIISDLKGIELELKKERLETQMWIDSMAAMVIKSDPDGRIISCNRAFLKAANLNMDEVRGRFICDISHFGKQRKGRNLLRDSIRNAKDGRGCGIEIDLSFSQEVSGTYFVNINPIKDDSGTVVLLVMEIMDISEQVKLRELMLVREQEYSARLEREVNRIRELLKRTEQFNKSVIDSVPMGIIYLDADNRILFVNPKMQYYLEGAGVDKKCVIGKTLMELGMHPANALWEDASADYQREAVFGQSRMILRNDTGKKFFFEVLSGPLKSPDMHIKGRVLTFNDVTEKVRLESELLSTRIQAEKINTMSLLISGVAHEINNPLTSVLGCAEYLTQDVQLDGDLREISHIIVEEAGRARDIIRNLLEVTQNSPISEDCCDLNNIIRSIVGLRINELKTMGVRVIIELEPDIPQISIGETLMKQVVVNFIQNAADAIVQSGTGDCISFRTMREDEWVVMEVNDNGPGIKEEHQSRIFDPFFTTKPPGKGTGLGLSITYGIIQRHGGSVWLDTATVGGARFIARLPTAHSSSFPDTSCHELAWIPSTVLVVDDEQNLCRILSKYLKSLGCEVDIASNGRQAMEKIENKAYDVMLVDVRMPSMDGIELYQRIKAKYPEMLSRFAFMSGVSELDITATSTAATVPVIRKPFSRKDILRFLSTLGR, encoded by the coding sequence ATGGGATCGAACGATTACGCCTTGATCGAGCGCAGAAAACACCTTCCCGATCTCTTGGCCATGCTCGGATTGGCCTTCGATCAACTGAACACCATGGCCTGGGTGATCGACACGGAGGGAGAGATTGTCTATGCCAATCGAGAGGCGCTCAGGCAAGTCGGTACAACCCTCGATGAGATCCAGGGAGAGCTTTTCGAACGATCACCGTGGAGGAGCGCCACGGAAGACGCAAAACAAACCACACGGGACATGATCGCCAGGGGGCTGCGTGGAGAATCATCGGTCGTCGAAGATTTCATACGGGGAGCTGAGGGGAATCCGGTGCCGGTGCTCTTCTCCATTTCTCCGCTCTACGACCCGTCAGGAAAGATTGTTGCGCTGATTCCTGAAGGGAAGATCATTTCCGACCTCAAGGGCATCGAGCTTGAGCTGAAGAAAGAGCGCCTCGAAACCCAGATGTGGATCGATTCCATGGCCGCCATGGTTATCAAGAGCGATCCGGATGGAAGGATCATCTCGTGTAACCGGGCTTTCCTGAAAGCCGCCAACTTGAACATGGACGAAGTCCGAGGCCGGTTTATCTGCGACATAAGCCATTTCGGAAAGCAACGAAAGGGAAGAAATCTGCTTCGCGATTCCATCAGGAACGCAAAGGACGGTCGTGGGTGCGGCATCGAGATCGACCTATCCTTCAGCCAGGAGGTTTCCGGGACCTACTTCGTCAACATTAACCCGATCAAGGATGATTCCGGCACCGTTGTATTGCTGGTAATGGAAATCATGGACATCTCTGAGCAGGTAAAACTCAGGGAGCTGATGCTTGTCAGAGAGCAGGAATACTCAGCGCGACTCGAGCGAGAAGTCAACAGGATCAGGGAGCTTTTAAAGAGAACCGAGCAATTCAACAAAAGTGTCATCGATTCAGTTCCGATGGGGATCATTTATCTTGATGCAGATAACAGGATACTTTTCGTGAATCCCAAGATGCAGTACTACCTAGAAGGTGCCGGAGTCGACAAGAAATGCGTTATCGGCAAGACCCTTATGGAGCTCGGCATGCACCCGGCAAATGCCTTGTGGGAAGACGCGTCTGCAGACTACCAGCGAGAAGCGGTCTTCGGCCAATCGAGAATGATTCTCCGCAATGACACCGGGAAGAAGTTCTTTTTCGAGGTACTGTCCGGTCCGCTCAAGTCGCCGGACATGCACATCAAGGGGAGGGTTCTGACCTTCAATGATGTAACGGAAAAGGTGCGATTGGAGTCGGAGCTCCTGAGTACAAGGATACAGGCGGAAAAGATCAACACAATGAGTCTTCTTATTTCCGGCGTGGCTCATGAAATAAACAATCCGCTGACCAGCGTGCTCGGCTGTGCCGAGTATCTCACACAGGACGTGCAGCTCGACGGCGACTTGCGGGAAATCTCTCACATCATTGTAGAAGAGGCCGGAAGAGCCCGCGATATCATACGTAACTTGCTGGAGGTAACCCAAAATTCCCCCATAAGTGAGGACTGCTGTGATTTGAACAACATAATCAGAAGTATCGTGGGGCTTCGCATCAATGAGCTGAAAACCATGGGTGTTCGCGTCATCATCGAACTGGAGCCGGACATTCCGCAAATAAGTATCGGTGAAACACTGATGAAACAAGTCGTTGTGAACTTCATTCAGAATGCCGCGGATGCCATCGTTCAATCGGGGACCGGAGACTGCATTTCGTTTCGAACCATGAGGGAAGATGAATGGGTGGTCATGGAAGTCAATGATAACGGACCCGGCATCAAAGAAGAGCATCAATCCAGAATATTCGATCCATTCTTTACAACCAAGCCGCCAGGCAAGGGAACCGGCCTTGGGCTGTCGATCACCTATGGAATTATACAAAGGCACGGTGGAAGCGTATGGCTGGATACCGCAACAGTTGGGGGAGCTCGGTTCATCGCGCGGCTTCCGACGGCGCATTCAAGCAGTTTCCCGGATACATCTTGCCATGAGCTTGCATGGATTCCATCAACAGTACTTGTGGTCGATGATGAACAGAATCTTTGCCGTATTCTCTCCAAATACCTCAAGAGTCTCGGATGCGAGGTGGACATCGCATCCAATGGCCGACAGGCGATGGAAAAGATCGAGAATAAAGCCTATGATGTAATGTTGGTCGATGTCAGAATGCCGTCCATGGACGGTATTGAGTTGTACCAAAGGATCAAGGCAAAATATCCTGAAATGCTTTCTCGTTTTGCATTCATGTCGGGCGTTTCGGAACTGGATATCACGGCCACCTCCACGGCTGCTACGGTGCCTGTTATTCGGAAGCCTTTCAGCCGCAAGGATATTTTGCGTTTCTTATCGACTCTGGGTCGGTAA
- a CDS encoding sigma-54-dependent transcriptional regulator — MKLKVLVIDDERTILQTFKLRLAKWGYEVLLAAEGSVGLQMLAQQDCHVVITDLRMPGLSGQEIVEKISADYPHIKVVVITGYASVQTAIEAMKAGAHDFLVKPLDFEHVRLILHRISEQLSLRDENRSLQERIVCLSKGIEKGYRFDALLGKSAAMQHIFRMIETVAPLESTILLHGETGTGKELVARAIHARSARNSRPLLTIDCGLFSETLLESELFGHEKGAFTGAYAAKRGCFELADGGTVFLDEITNASPSMQKKLLRAIQEKTVQRLGGEAPIVVDVRIIAACNEGLLTLVSEGRFRRDLYYRLNVVPIHLPPLRERREDIPLLVRHYLDYYANQMQRPPVEISSEAMRQLSSHDWPGNVRELVNTVERTLIMTPGTLIQKFHIDPVPESEKPLSYPELSLNPPLPEQVAALERDYIDRALKTYRGRISDVVKHSGLNPRTLYRKMRLYGLDKKDYR, encoded by the coding sequence ATGAAGCTGAAGGTGCTTGTCATTGACGACGAAAGGACGATCCTGCAAACATTCAAATTGCGGCTCGCAAAATGGGGTTACGAGGTATTGCTTGCCGCCGAAGGATCAGTCGGATTGCAGATGCTGGCGCAACAAGACTGCCACGTAGTGATAACCGATCTGAGAATGCCCGGGCTCTCCGGCCAGGAGATTGTAGAAAAGATCTCCGCGGACTATCCGCACATCAAAGTAGTGGTTATCACGGGCTATGCCAGTGTACAGACTGCGATTGAAGCAATGAAAGCGGGCGCTCACGATTTCCTGGTCAAACCTCTCGATTTTGAACATGTCCGGCTGATACTGCACAGAATCAGCGAGCAGTTATCCCTGCGAGATGAGAATCGTTCCCTGCAGGAGCGTATAGTCTGCCTGTCGAAAGGGATCGAGAAAGGGTACCGTTTTGATGCGCTACTGGGTAAGAGCGCAGCAATGCAACACATTTTTAGGATGATAGAGACGGTTGCTCCCTTGGAATCCACCATTCTCCTGCACGGCGAAACCGGTACCGGCAAGGAGTTGGTGGCCAGAGCGATCCATGCAAGAAGCGCTCGTAATAGCAGGCCGTTGCTCACCATTGACTGTGGCCTGTTTTCTGAGACATTGCTTGAATCCGAGCTCTTCGGTCACGAAAAGGGGGCTTTTACTGGAGCGTATGCCGCCAAGAGGGGCTGCTTTGAACTGGCGGACGGGGGAACGGTTTTTCTCGATGAAATCACCAATGCGTCTCCATCGATGCAGAAAAAGCTGCTGCGGGCGATTCAGGAGAAGACCGTGCAGCGTCTGGGAGGGGAGGCCCCGATCGTGGTGGACGTGCGGATTATCGCAGCATGCAACGAGGGCCTGCTCACGCTGGTGAGTGAAGGCAGGTTTCGCCGGGATCTGTATTACCGTTTGAATGTAGTGCCCATTCACCTACCGCCGCTAAGGGAAAGAAGAGAAGACATCCCGTTACTCGTTCGTCACTATCTGGACTATTACGCAAACCAAATGCAACGCCCCCCCGTGGAAATCAGTTCTGAAGCAATGAGGCAGCTGTCCTCTCACGACTGGCCCGGTAATGTAAGGGAGTTGGTCAACACCGTAGAGCGAACTCTCATCATGACTCCAGGCACCCTGATACAAAAGTTTCATATCGACCCTGTTCCTGAGAGTGAGAAACCTCTCAGCTACCCTGAACTGTCTCTCAATCCTCCTCTCCCTGAGCAGGTTGCGGCACTGGAGCGGGATTACATCGATCGCGCACTGAAAACCTATCGTGGGAGAATAAGCGATGTTGTGAAGCATTCGGGTCTAAACCCAAGGACACTATACAGAAAAATGAGACTGTACGGCCTGGACAAGAAAGATTATCGTTAG
- a CDS encoding acyl-CoA dehydrogenase family protein, giving the protein MLPDRPAPQSLADSALIRKHPLTRRLLEMNTQIHALRQLTYHIARLLNKGLYATREITMENPYASRLAREIPDACLQLFGGIGYIAESPITQYYMDLHILPTGAGADEVMVDYLAETEGC; this is encoded by the coding sequence ATGCTTCCAGACCGGCCTGCGCCGCAATCATTAGCGGATTCGGCGCTTATCAGAAAACACCCTCTAACGCGCCGGCTGTTGGAGATGAATACTCAAATACACGCCCTCAGGCAACTCACCTATCATATAGCCAGGCTCTTGAACAAAGGCTTGTATGCTACCAGAGAGATTACAATGGAGAACCCATATGCAAGTCGATTGGCCAGAGAGATACCTGATGCCTGTTTGCAGCTGTTCGGCGGGATTGGATATATAGCCGAATCTCCAATAACACAATATTATATGGATTTGCACATACTTCCCACAGGCGCCGGAGCTGATGAGGTTATGGTTGACTATCTGGCTGAAACGGAAGGCTGTTAA
- a CDS encoding acyl-CoA dehydrogenase family protein, with the protein MDLNFMEEEHYLLRESVRKFADNEIAPLAEEIDRADEMPEDLFAKMGRLGILGITIPEEFGGAGFDLLAGVIAGEELARVSPAVSLSYGAHSNLCAHNLYRNGTAEQRSKYLPSLCTGEHIGALALTEPDAGSDAVSIRTRAVKKGNEYILNGSKTFITNGPIANTLIVYAKTDPQGGAKGISAFIVERDFPGFAVARKLEKMGMRGSPTGELFFEDCRVPAENLLGKEHLGIDVMMSGLDMERAFFSGLALGLAQAAFEHSVKYAKERVQFGRPIASFQLIQAKLADMYTQIEAARLYCYQVARAAQSAERGGKGTTIHKRAASALLFTAEMCNWVASEAVQIHGGYGYMLEYPVQRLMRDAKLMTIGAGTSEIRRLVIAREILSQA; encoded by the coding sequence ATGGATTTGAACTTCATGGAAGAAGAGCATTACTTGTTGCGAGAATCCGTACGAAAGTTTGCCGACAATGAAATTGCACCCCTTGCCGAGGAAATCGATCGCGCTGATGAAATGCCTGAGGATCTGTTCGCCAAGATGGGCCGGCTTGGAATCCTGGGCATCACCATACCTGAGGAATTCGGAGGAGCGGGGTTCGATTTGCTGGCGGGGGTCATTGCAGGCGAAGAGCTGGCGCGGGTCAGTCCGGCCGTTTCTCTGTCATATGGGGCCCACAGCAACCTCTGTGCACACAATCTGTATCGTAATGGAACGGCTGAACAGCGCAGCAAATACCTCCCCTCCCTATGCACCGGTGAACACATTGGAGCGCTGGCACTCACCGAGCCGGATGCCGGCTCCGACGCTGTTTCTATCAGGACCCGTGCCGTTAAAAAGGGTAACGAGTACATATTGAACGGATCCAAAACCTTCATTACCAACGGGCCAATCGCCAATACTCTGATCGTCTACGCAAAAACCGATCCCCAGGGCGGAGCGAAGGGGATCAGCGCATTCATTGTTGAAAGAGATTTTCCCGGTTTTGCCGTAGCGCGAAAGTTAGAAAAGATGGGCATGCGCGGCTCACCAACGGGAGAGTTGTTCTTCGAAGATTGCAGGGTGCCGGCGGAAAACCTTCTGGGCAAGGAACACCTGGGCATCGATGTAATGATGTCTGGTCTTGATATGGAACGAGCGTTCTTCTCTGGACTTGCCTTGGGTCTTGCACAGGCCGCCTTCGAGCATTCCGTAAAATACGCCAAGGAACGCGTTCAATTTGGTCGTCCCATTGCCAGCTTTCAGCTGATTCAGGCCAAACTGGCCGATATGTACACCCAGATCGAGGCAGCGCGTCTTTACTGCTATCAGGTGGCACGCGCGGCCCAATCTGCCGAGCGCGGCGGTAAGGGAACCACGATCCACAAAAGGGCGGCCTCTGCCCTGCTGTTTACCGCTGAAATGTGTAACTGGGTAGCCTCTGAGGCGGTTCAAATCCATGGCGGCTACGGCTATATGTTGGAATACCCCGTGCAGCGCCTGATGCGGGATGCCAAGCTGATGACCATCGGCGCCGGCACCTCGGAGATCCGAAGACTCGTCATTGCTCGTGAAATTTTGAGCCAGGCCTAG